Proteins encoded by one window of Halomonas sp. Bachu 37:
- the motB gene encoding flagellar motor protein MotB, which yields MSQSNKRPIIIRRKKVIHQHHGGAWKIALADFMTALMALFLVLWILSVASDEQRQGVAEYFSTPLVTAITGGDRSGSTSAIPGGGPDPTHSDGERARLDVRQLTRPSMQQRRFFLDVQERIESAIELDPELRQLRNQMRFDLTSEGLRIQLLDTEQRPMFALGSDRVEPYMRSLLRTIAPLLNELPNDLSISGHTDSVAYAGGYRGYSNWELSSDRANASRRELVAGGLDPAQLLRVSGFADRASLPDTSSDDPVNRRIELLVLLPEVADAIRNPGVLSGSAMPSLMPESEEGEETAGTEQLFENLQQELGGDQPAAE from the coding sequence ATGAGCCAGTCAAACAAGCGCCCTATCATCATTCGGCGCAAGAAAGTCATTCATCAGCATCATGGCGGTGCCTGGAAGATCGCCCTGGCTGACTTCATGACCGCCTTGATGGCGCTTTTCCTAGTGCTGTGGATATTGAGTGTGGCCAGTGATGAGCAGCGTCAAGGTGTGGCTGAGTATTTTAGTACACCATTGGTCACCGCCATCACCGGCGGGGATCGGTCGGGTAGCACCAGCGCCATTCCCGGAGGCGGGCCCGACCCCACCCATAGCGATGGCGAACGGGCGCGCCTGGACGTTCGGCAGTTGACACGCCCCAGCATGCAGCAGCGGCGTTTTTTCCTGGACGTTCAGGAGCGCATCGAAAGTGCCATAGAACTGGACCCGGAGCTGCGCCAGCTGCGTAACCAGATGCGCTTCGACCTCACCTCGGAGGGGCTGCGAATACAGCTGCTGGATACCGAGCAAAGGCCGATGTTCGCGTTGGGTAGCGACCGGGTGGAGCCTTACATGCGCAGCCTGTTGCGCACTATCGCGCCACTGCTCAATGAATTGCCCAATGACCTGAGCATCAGTGGGCATACCGATAGTGTGGCGTACGCCGGCGGGTATCGTGGCTACAGCAATTGGGAGCTGTCCAGCGACAGGGCCAATGCCTCGCGCCGGGAACTGGTGGCGGGAGGGTTGGACCCGGCGCAGCTGCTCCGGGTATCCGGCTTTGCGGATCGTGCCAGCCTGCCGGATACCAGCTCGGATGACCCCGTCAATCGGCGCATCGAACTGCTGGTGTTGTTACCGGAAGTGGCTGATGCCATTCGCAACCCCGGTGTGCTGTCCGGGTCCGCCATGCCTTCGCTCATGCCGGAGAGTGAAGAGGGCGAAGAGACCGCGGGTACGGAACAGCTTTTCGAAAACCTACAGCAGGAACTGGGTGGGGACCAACCAGCGGCTGAATAA
- the cheA gene encoding chemotaxis protein CheA yields MDITDFFDTFFEEAEELLADMEQHLLELDIDDPDSEQLNAIFRAAHSIKGGAGTFGFTVLQKTTHIFENLLDYARKGEMTLRADLVDTFLEAKDIMHEQLNAYRSEEEPDQEAFERICQTLQQIALEEIGEGLEAATSIPAQPAPVEEPAPVQPQETAESSSSEGTGLVVALLNVGEKDRTLLVEELEQLGTIESQSGDEKRYEVVLDSSVSGDDIEAVMCFIIEPEQIEIRPAAGAAAAPAEVQAPNQASEPTAAEKPVVAPAAPAASEPPVQKPESKTKKPEPKSKKAAAESSSIRVSVDKVDQIINLVGELIITQSMLDQTVSDLEDQSVGNSSLQNGMSLLQRNARDLQEAVMSIRMIPMEFVFSRFPRVVRDTAGKLNKEIELVTEGKSTELDKSLVERITDPLTHLVRNSLDHGIEMPDVREAKGKPRTGKLTLSARHQGGNILIEVRDDGAGMDREVLLKKARESGLNVSDTMSDEEVWQLIFAPGFSTAKEVTDVSGRGVGMDVVKRNIQGMGGRVEIQSKKEEGTNTRIVLPLTLAILDGMSIKVGRETFILPLSTVLESLQPAQEDMYAMAGDDVVLKVRDEYLPVIAIHEALDVKDAITDPTKSIAVIVQGEGRRYAMLVDELVGQQQVVVKNLEDNYRKVPGISAATILGDGSVALILDISGLHRLSRVKKESRKPVNNQPLSFYKEAEPS; encoded by the coding sequence ATGGATATAACGGATTTTTTTGACACGTTTTTTGAAGAAGCCGAAGAGTTGCTCGCCGACATGGAGCAACACCTGCTTGAGCTGGATATCGACGATCCGGATAGCGAGCAGCTCAATGCGATTTTCCGTGCCGCGCACTCGATCAAGGGAGGAGCGGGCACCTTCGGCTTTACGGTATTGCAAAAGACCACCCATATCTTCGAAAACCTGCTGGATTATGCGCGTAAAGGCGAAATGACGCTGCGGGCCGACCTGGTCGACACCTTTCTGGAGGCAAAAGACATCATGCACGAACAGCTCAATGCCTACCGCAGTGAGGAAGAACCGGATCAGGAGGCATTCGAACGTATCTGTCAGACTCTGCAACAGATCGCCCTGGAAGAGATCGGCGAAGGGCTCGAGGCCGCCACGAGCATTCCGGCGCAACCGGCTCCTGTCGAGGAGCCTGCCCCGGTGCAGCCGCAAGAGACTGCGGAGTCGAGCTCATCCGAGGGGACTGGCCTGGTGGTGGCCCTGCTGAATGTCGGCGAGAAGGACCGGACCCTGCTGGTGGAAGAACTCGAGCAGCTGGGAACGATCGAGTCCCAGTCGGGCGATGAAAAGCGCTACGAAGTGGTGCTGGACAGTAGCGTGAGCGGTGACGATATCGAAGCGGTGATGTGTTTCATCATCGAGCCCGAGCAGATCGAGATCCGTCCTGCGGCAGGCGCCGCCGCGGCTCCCGCCGAGGTCCAGGCTCCGAACCAGGCTTCGGAGCCCACCGCCGCTGAAAAGCCTGTAGTGGCTCCAGCGGCCCCAGCCGCTTCCGAGCCGCCAGTCCAGAAGCCCGAATCCAAAACTAAAAAGCCCGAACCCAAGAGCAAGAAGGCCGCCGCCGAATCCTCCTCCATCCGCGTCTCGGTGGACAAGGTGGACCAGATCATCAATCTGGTGGGTGAGCTGATCATTACCCAGTCGATGCTGGATCAGACCGTCAGCGACCTGGAAGACCAGTCGGTAGGCAACAGCTCGCTGCAGAATGGCATGAGCTTGCTGCAGCGCAATGCGCGGGATCTGCAGGAAGCGGTCATGTCGATTCGCATGATTCCCATGGAATTCGTCTTCAGCCGCTTTCCCCGGGTGGTGCGCGATACGGCGGGCAAGCTGAACAAGGAGATCGAGCTGGTCACGGAGGGCAAGTCCACCGAGCTCGACAAGAGCCTGGTCGAACGAATCACCGACCCACTGACCCACCTGGTACGCAACAGCCTGGACCATGGCATCGAAATGCCCGATGTCCGCGAAGCCAAGGGCAAGCCGCGTACCGGCAAGCTCACGCTTTCGGCACGCCACCAGGGCGGCAATATTCTGATCGAGGTACGTGACGATGGTGCTGGGATGGATCGCGAGGTGTTGCTGAAGAAGGCTCGTGAAAGCGGCCTCAATGTCTCCGATACCATGTCGGACGAGGAAGTCTGGCAGTTGATCTTCGCCCCGGGTTTTTCCACCGCCAAGGAAGTGACCGATGTTTCCGGGCGTGGCGTGGGCATGGACGTGGTCAAGCGAAACATCCAGGGCATGGGTGGGCGCGTCGAAATTCAGTCCAAGAAGGAAGAGGGCACGAATACCCGTATCGTGCTGCCGCTGACCCTGGCGATCCTGGATGGCATGTCGATCAAGGTAGGGCGGGAGACGTTCATTCTGCCGCTCTCCACGGTGCTCGAGTCACTGCAACCTGCCCAGGAAGACATGTACGCCATGGCCGGCGACGACGTGGTGCTCAAGGTACGTGACGAGTACCTCCCGGTCATTGCCATCCATGAAGCGCTGGATGTGAAGGACGCTATTACCGACCCGACCAAGAGCATCGCGGTAATCGTGCAGGGGGAGGGCCGTCGTTACGCCATGCTGGTGGACGAACTCGTCGGACAACAGCAAGTCGTGGTCAAGAATCTTGAAGACAACTACCGCAAGGTGCCCGGCATTTCCGCCGCCACCATCCTCGGGGATGGCAGCGTCGCCCTGATTCTGGATATCTCGGGACTGCATCGCTTGAGCCGAGTCAAGAAAGAATCTCGAAAACCAGTCAATAATCAACCACTTTCATTTTACAAGGAGGCTGAGCCGTCATGA
- a CDS encoding chemotaxis protein CheW, with product MSQVHKEAVLEAENREFLVFSLGEEEYAIDILKVQEIRGYENVTRIANAPDFIKGVTNLRGVIVPIVDLRIKFHLDSVEYGGQTVVIVVNVADRIVGIVVDGVSDVMMLTPEQIKPAPEFGVTLSSDFLSGLGSLDDRMLVLVDIDKLLTSEEMALVDTTSNQ from the coding sequence ATGAGCCAAGTCCATAAAGAGGCGGTACTGGAAGCCGAAAACCGTGAGTTTCTGGTGTTCTCGTTGGGTGAGGAAGAGTACGCCATCGATATTCTCAAGGTGCAGGAGATTCGCGGATACGAAAACGTCACTCGCATCGCCAATGCACCGGATTTCATCAAGGGCGTGACCAACCTGCGCGGCGTAATCGTGCCGATCGTCGACTTGCGCATCAAGTTCCATCTGGACAGCGTCGAATACGGTGGCCAGACCGTGGTGATCGTGGTCAACGTCGCGGATCGCATCGTCGGTATCGTCGTGGATGGGGTTTCGGACGTCATGATGCTTACACCGGAACAGATCAAGCCGGCACCGGAATTCGGCGTCACGCTGTCGTCGGACTTCCTCAGCGGCCTCGGCAGCCTGGACGATCGCATGCTGGTGCTGGTGGATATCGACAAGCTGCTGACCAGTGAAGAAATGGCGCTGGTCGATACCACCAGCAACCAGTAG
- a CDS encoding methyl-accepting chemotaxis protein codes for MNNMTVRLSWALVLATFSFLVVLASGIGLYALNHGAEIVQGASGSGLGDQQAAFIQFSSYVRWALLGVILMTLVTVVIVMWGVAVNVLRPLDNLVGYFERMAQGDLSQRIVSPGNNEIGRLYIAMAHMQEGLSETVGVVRHSGETIFQRAQHIAHGNNDLSSRTEQQASSLEETASSMEQLASTVGHNAENARQATQLAADATRTARRSGDEVSQIVDTMQDISASSHQMADIIKVIDNIAFQTNILALNASVEAARAGEHGRGFAVVAEEVRSLASRSANAAREIRDLIDASVTRVDSGTERVNQAGQTMQSLVAAVQRVSDIMDEIAAASEEQSNGITQVNQAVAQMDQVTQQNAELVQQAARSANELEEEAGRLQEAVVRFQLDTALMSSPTASLVPPSVASLATSQKPASQPRHVRERELEEEWETF; via the coding sequence ATGAATAACATGACGGTACGTCTGAGTTGGGCATTGGTGCTGGCCACCTTTTCCTTTCTGGTAGTGCTTGCCAGTGGAATTGGTCTATATGCCCTGAATCATGGAGCGGAGATCGTCCAGGGAGCGTCGGGCAGTGGACTTGGCGATCAGCAGGCCGCCTTTATTCAGTTCAGCAGCTATGTGCGCTGGGCGCTGCTGGGCGTGATCCTCATGACGCTGGTGACGGTGGTCATCGTCATGTGGGGCGTGGCGGTGAACGTGCTGCGACCGCTCGATAACCTGGTGGGCTATTTCGAACGCATGGCCCAGGGCGACTTGAGCCAGCGTATCGTCTCGCCCGGCAATAACGAGATCGGTCGTTTATACATCGCCATGGCGCATATGCAGGAGGGGCTCTCCGAGACCGTCGGCGTGGTACGCCACAGCGGCGAGACCATTTTCCAGCGCGCGCAGCATATCGCTCACGGCAACAACGACCTCTCCTCGCGTACCGAGCAGCAGGCATCCTCGCTGGAAGAGACGGCTTCCAGCATGGAGCAACTCGCCTCCACGGTAGGCCATAACGCCGAGAATGCCCGCCAGGCAACGCAGCTGGCCGCCGATGCCACGCGTACCGCACGGCGTAGCGGTGATGAAGTGAGCCAGATCGTCGATACCATGCAGGACATCAGCGCCAGTTCGCACCAGATGGCCGATATCATCAAGGTGATCGACAACATCGCTTTCCAGACCAACATCCTGGCGCTGAATGCCTCGGTGGAAGCCGCCCGTGCCGGTGAGCATGGACGGGGCTTCGCCGTGGTCGCCGAAGAAGTGCGCAGCCTGGCCAGCCGCAGCGCCAATGCCGCCCGCGAGATCCGCGATCTGATCGACGCCTCCGTGACCAGGGTGGATAGCGGTACCGAACGCGTCAATCAGGCCGGCCAGACCATGCAGAGCCTGGTGGCGGCGGTACAGCGTGTCAGCGACATCATGGACGAAATCGCGGCGGCGTCCGAAGAGCAGAGCAACGGCATCACCCAGGTAAACCAGGCGGTCGCCCAGATGGACCAGGTCACCCAGCAGAATGCCGAACTGGTACAGCAGGCGGCACGCAGCGCCAACGAACTGGAAGAAGAAGCAGGGCGCCTGCAGGAAGCGGTGGTCCGGTTCCAGCTGGATACCGCGCTGATGTCCTCGCCGACGGCGAGCCTCGTGCCGCCTTCCGTCGCCTCGCTTGCGACGTCCCAGAAGCCGGCTTCCCAGCCGCGTCATGTGCGTGAACGCGAGCTGGAAGAAGAGTGGGAAACCTTTTAA
- a CDS encoding methyl-accepting chemotaxis protein — MRNNQPITQRGVELQENDFLVSRTDLKGRITYANPAFINISGYTNEELIGAAHNLVRHPDMPSAAFANLWQTIQGGESWRGLVKNRCKNGDHYWVDASVTPIVENDEVVGYASMRIKASAEAIAQAETAYAALREGQGKNLYLDRGRLCRRGLKSRLARFSLDSIRAKLTAMIVAGGMLLLVSGGLGLYGLNVAGERLNRLNQDGLRDVIRLQQIDQTIAQSRQAVIEPERMELINQRHELGASIAEQARVVESVWEEYQSKAVNSSPSVAEFDRHLQAYLSEGMHEAARVLQAEDTFEAFTGLDRVIGVMQNDGRAMSAQVNQLIDNKQQVAQAMAADAEQGQHKMLLAQSVVLGVGLLLLIAIGAMTLRAIVRPLRDAGRFTLQIAAGNLAARVPPRRRDEVGFLLDSLDTMRQSLRNIIGEVKGGIDVVTPSARDIANGNEELAARTDQQAASLQQTASSMEEMTTTVRQNSDNAQHARDLATHNASRVTDTGELMTQLVANMERISQSSHKMGEIIGVIDSIAFQTNILALNASVEAARAGEHGRGFAVVAEEVRKLAGRSADAAQEIRQLIDGSHRDVGDGAGLVKKAEQAIADVAEAANNVTQIMQEISAASEEQSSGIAQVNQAVSEMDQATQQNSIRVQHTANAALDLERQASLLSLSVAAFRLQGGRMRAPALSVPAGGSAHHEPVSSTSASQALPGSKRSRPEALPERRVPVVEAWEEF, encoded by the coding sequence ATGCGCAATAACCAGCCGATCACGCAGCGCGGCGTCGAGTTGCAGGAAAACGACTTTCTGGTTTCCCGGACCGACCTCAAGGGGCGTATCACCTACGCCAATCCCGCTTTCATCAATATCAGCGGGTATACGAATGAAGAGCTGATCGGAGCAGCACATAACCTGGTTCGTCATCCGGACATGCCCAGCGCGGCGTTTGCCAACCTGTGGCAGACGATTCAAGGGGGAGAGAGCTGGCGAGGTCTGGTCAAGAATCGCTGCAAGAACGGCGATCACTACTGGGTGGACGCCAGCGTCACGCCAATCGTTGAAAACGACGAAGTGGTGGGCTATGCCTCGATGCGGATCAAGGCGTCGGCCGAGGCCATCGCCCAGGCGGAAACCGCTTACGCCGCCTTGCGCGAAGGGCAAGGCAAGAATCTCTACCTGGATCGCGGACGCTTATGCCGTCGAGGGCTCAAGAGCCGCCTGGCAAGGTTCAGCCTCGATAGCATTCGCGCGAAATTGACCGCCATGATCGTGGCCGGCGGCATGTTGCTGCTGGTAAGCGGCGGGCTGGGCCTCTATGGCTTGAATGTCGCCGGCGAGCGATTGAACCGCTTGAACCAGGATGGCTTGCGCGATGTGATCCGCCTGCAACAGATCGACCAGACCATTGCCCAGTCGCGCCAAGCGGTCATCGAGCCGGAGCGCATGGAGCTGATCAACCAACGCCACGAACTGGGGGCGAGTATCGCCGAGCAGGCCCGCGTCGTTGAAAGCGTCTGGGAGGAGTACCAGTCCAAGGCGGTGAATTCCTCACCCAGCGTCGCCGAGTTCGACCGTCATTTGCAGGCCTACCTGAGCGAAGGCATGCACGAAGCGGCGAGAGTATTGCAAGCGGAAGATACTTTTGAAGCGTTCACCGGGCTCGATCGGGTGATCGGCGTCATGCAGAACGATGGCCGCGCCATGTCCGCCCAGGTGAACCAGCTGATCGATAACAAACAGCAAGTCGCGCAAGCGATGGCCGCCGATGCCGAGCAAGGGCAACACAAGATGTTGCTGGCCCAGTCCGTGGTATTGGGGGTCGGCTTGTTGCTGCTGATCGCGATCGGTGCAATGACGTTGCGAGCGATTGTTCGGCCACTGCGTGACGCCGGCCGATTCACCCTGCAGATTGCCGCAGGCAACCTGGCGGCAAGGGTGCCTCCCCGCCGCCGTGATGAGGTGGGCTTTCTTCTGGACTCGCTGGATACCATGCGCCAAAGCCTGCGTAACATCATCGGCGAAGTGAAAGGGGGCATCGACGTGGTCACGCCGTCGGCGCGCGATATCGCCAACGGCAATGAAGAGCTGGCCGCCCGCACCGACCAGCAGGCCGCCTCGTTGCAACAGACCGCTTCCAGCATGGAAGAGATGACCACGACGGTCCGCCAGAACAGTGACAATGCTCAGCATGCCAGGGACCTGGCCACCCATAACGCCAGCCGGGTTACCGATACCGGTGAGCTGATGACCCAATTGGTGGCGAACATGGAGCGTATTTCGCAAAGCTCTCACAAGATGGGCGAAATTATCGGCGTCATCGACTCGATTGCCTTCCAGACCAATATTCTCGCTCTCAATGCTTCGGTGGAAGCCGCTCGCGCCGGCGAGCATGGCAGAGGCTTTGCCGTGGTGGCTGAAGAGGTACGCAAGCTGGCCGGCCGCAGTGCCGATGCCGCCCAGGAGATTCGCCAGCTGATCGACGGTTCCCATCGCGACGTGGGCGATGGCGCCGGCCTGGTGAAAAAGGCCGAGCAGGCGATCGCCGATGTCGCCGAAGCGGCCAACAACGTCACCCAGATCATGCAGGAGATCTCGGCGGCCTCCGAGGAGCAGAGTAGCGGTATTGCCCAGGTCAACCAGGCTGTGTCGGAGATGGATCAGGCGACCCAGCAGAATTCGATCCGTGTTCAGCACACCGCCAACGCCGCTCTCGATCTTGAGCGTCAAGCGTCCTTGCTTTCTCTTTCCGTCGCCGCATTCCGGCTGCAAGGGGGCCGGATGCGTGCTCCGGCGTTGAGTGTCCCTGCGGGTGGCTCGGCTCACCATGAACCAGTGTCATCCACTTCAGCCTCGCAAGCGTTACCAGGTTCCAAGCGTTCTCGGCCCGAAGCACTACCCGAGCGCCGGGTGCCTGTCGTCGAGGCATGGGAGGAATTTTGA
- a CDS encoding CheR family methyltransferase: MGGILTRQVEGSAEAGQWASGNQIERDLILTDADFSRIRELIYQRAGIVLAEHKREMVYSRLAKRLRHHGMTHFAAYLSRLERQPDAKEWEAFTNALTTNLTAFFREAHHFPLLADHVRAKQEPVKIWCAAASTGEEPCSLAMTLLETLGPRAEQARITATDIDTDALSKARAGIYPQEQVRKLDEVRVKRFFQKGAGRHEGLARVRPEVSALIEYMPLNLLAPQWPVKGPFDAIFCRNIMIYFDKTTQAKILERFAPLMKPDGLLFAGHSENFSYISDAFKLRGQTVYTLAKK, from the coding sequence ATGGGAGGAATTTTGACCCGACAAGTAGAAGGGTCGGCGGAAGCCGGCCAATGGGCTTCGGGCAACCAGATCGAGCGTGACTTGATTCTGACCGATGCCGATTTCTCCCGTATTCGCGAGCTGATTTATCAGCGTGCGGGAATCGTGCTGGCCGAGCACAAGCGCGAAATGGTGTATAGCCGGCTGGCGAAACGCCTGCGTCATCATGGAATGACGCACTTCGCCGCGTACTTGTCGCGTCTGGAGCGCCAGCCCGACGCCAAGGAGTGGGAGGCTTTCACCAATGCCTTGACCACCAACCTCACGGCATTCTTTCGCGAGGCGCATCACTTCCCGCTGCTGGCGGATCACGTGCGCGCAAAGCAGGAGCCGGTCAAGATCTGGTGCGCGGCGGCCTCCACCGGCGAGGAGCCCTGCTCCCTCGCCATGACCTTGCTGGAAACGCTGGGGCCACGGGCGGAACAGGCGCGTATCACCGCCACGGATATCGATACCGATGCCCTGAGCAAGGCGCGAGCGGGTATCTATCCCCAGGAGCAGGTACGCAAGCTGGATGAAGTACGGGTCAAGCGCTTCTTTCAGAAGGGCGCCGGCCGCCATGAGGGGCTGGCGCGAGTACGCCCGGAAGTGTCGGCACTGATCGAATACATGCCATTGAACCTGCTGGCGCCCCAGTGGCCGGTCAAGGGGCCGTTCGATGCGATTTTCTGCCGCAACATTATGATTTATTTCGACAAAACCACGCAGGCCAAGATCCTGGAACGTTTTGCGCCGCTGATGAAACCGGATGGCCTGCTGTTTGCCGGTCACTCGGAGAATTTCTCCTATATCAGCGATGCTTTCAAGCTGCGCGGTCAGACCGTTTATACCCTGGCCAAGAAATGA
- a CDS encoding chemotaxis response regulator protein-glutamate methylesterase — MSAAKIKVLCVDDSALIRDLLTEIINSQPDMDVVAVAPDPIAARDLIKQHNPDVLTLDVEMPRMDGLDFLERLMRLRPMPVLMVSSLTQSGSEITLRALELGALDFVAKPTLGIRNGMLEYANEIAEKIRAAARSRPRQARHKNTPAPAQLKAPMVSSEKLIIIGASTGGTEAIRAVLEPLPANTPAILITQHMPGGFTRSFAERLNRLCRMTVKEASDGERILPGHAYIAPGDQHLKLARSGANYVARLDDGPPVNRHRPSVDVLFHSAAEFAGRNAIGVILTGMGKDGAAGLVEMRQAGAPTIAQDEASCVVFGMPREAIALGGAVEVTSLDEIPARLMALVAASGRAQRV, encoded by the coding sequence TTGAGCGCAGCCAAGATCAAGGTGCTCTGTGTCGACGACTCGGCATTGATACGTGACCTGTTGACGGAAATCATCAACTCGCAACCGGATATGGACGTGGTGGCCGTGGCTCCCGACCCCATCGCCGCGCGAGACCTGATCAAACAGCATAATCCCGACGTCCTGACGCTGGATGTGGAGATGCCGCGCATGGACGGCCTGGACTTTCTCGAACGCTTGATGCGTTTGCGCCCCATGCCGGTGTTGATGGTTTCCTCCTTGACCCAGAGCGGCTCGGAAATCACCCTGCGGGCGCTGGAGCTGGGGGCGCTGGATTTCGTAGCCAAGCCGACCCTGGGCATCCGTAACGGCATGCTCGAATACGCCAACGAGATTGCCGAGAAAATCCGTGCCGCCGCTCGCTCTCGCCCGCGTCAGGCCCGGCACAAGAACACCCCGGCCCCGGCGCAGCTCAAGGCCCCCATGGTGTCCAGCGAGAAGCTGATCATAATCGGCGCCTCCACCGGTGGAACCGAAGCGATCCGCGCCGTGCTGGAGCCCTTGCCCGCCAACACGCCGGCCATCCTCATCACTCAGCATATGCCGGGTGGCTTCACCCGCTCCTTTGCCGAACGCCTCAACCGGCTCTGTCGCATGACCGTTAAGGAAGCTTCCGACGGTGAGCGCATTCTTCCCGGCCACGCTTATATCGCCCCGGGAGACCAGCACCTGAAACTGGCGCGCAGTGGCGCCAACTACGTCGCACGCCTGGATGATGGTCCGCCGGTCAATCGCCATCGCCCTTCGGTGGACGTGCTGTTTCATTCGGCGGCTGAGTTCGCCGGACGCAACGCCATCGGCGTGATTTTGACCGGCATGGGCAAGGATGGCGCGGCGGGCCTGGTGGAAATGCGCCAGGCCGGAGCGCCGACCATCGCTCAGGACGAAGCGTCCTGCGTGGTGTTCGGCATGCCGCGGGAGGCGATCGCCCTGGGCGGCGCCGTGGAAGTGACCTCGCTGGATGAGATTCCAGCACGGTTAATGGCCCTGGTAGCTGCCTCGGGCCGAGCGCAGAGAGTTTAG
- a CDS encoding methyl-accepting chemotaxis protein, with amino-acid sequence MVRLMRNISIHAAVIAVVVIVALLFSLLMILATLNDRQASQSLARLDSLSRQQLAEINRADALLNSARVNLEIASNDMMLGSMSDANNRFAEAFDALERAEVRFNNFQTAPKTGQGQRLAADMEQDFLAVSDIVRQQYDALDQLDTPAFNSLRQSLTERSDMLEASMTSYVQYAMRAGQETVRGYESRADLLRMLAIAALVLVFGTLLLIYLGLRRVVIAPLNDAVLRLDTIAEADLTQPVPTAGRNEIGRLFAAMATMQQNLTGIVSRVRAGSEEIHHGTREIAGGNADLSSRTEQQAASIEETAASMEQMTATVKQNADNARQASTLAGDASNTAERGGEVVERVVQTMHGISDSSKQIADITGVIDSIAFQTNILALNASVEAARAGEQGRGFAVVAGEVRNLASRSADAAKEIKGLIDGSVAQVKEGSELVAQAGTTMAEVVTAVRRVTDIMDEISAASQEQSDGIEQVSQAVGQMDEVTQQNAALVQQASAAAASLEEQAKRLEEAVAVFRLAGVGSSPALQAPRPAVSGDATPDRAARSATVPAPVRPRSEEAAWEEF; translated from the coding sequence ATGGTTCGTTTAATGCGCAATATCAGCATCCATGCGGCGGTGATTGCCGTTGTCGTCATAGTAGCTCTCCTTTTTAGCCTACTGATGATTCTAGCCACTCTGAACGATCGACAAGCTAGTCAGTCGCTGGCGCGTCTTGATTCGCTCAGTCGCCAGCAGCTGGCCGAGATTAATCGCGCTGATGCCCTGTTGAATTCAGCCCGGGTCAACCTGGAAATTGCCTCCAACGACATGATGTTGGGCAGCATGTCGGACGCCAATAACAGGTTCGCCGAAGCGTTCGATGCGCTTGAGCGCGCCGAGGTGCGTTTTAATAACTTCCAAACCGCCCCCAAGACCGGGCAAGGCCAGCGTCTGGCGGCAGACATGGAACAGGACTTTCTGGCCGTGTCGGATATTGTGCGCCAGCAGTATGATGCACTTGATCAGCTCGATACCCCTGCATTCAATAGCCTGCGGCAATCGCTCACAGAACGCAGCGACATGCTTGAGGCTAGCATGACAAGTTATGTGCAGTACGCCATGCGCGCTGGTCAAGAAACTGTCCGGGGTTACGAGAGCCGGGCCGATCTCTTGCGTATGCTGGCTATTGCCGCGTTGGTATTAGTCTTTGGGACATTGTTGCTTATCTACCTGGGCTTGCGGCGTGTAGTGATTGCGCCGCTCAACGATGCGGTCCTGCGCCTGGATACCATCGCCGAGGCGGATCTGACCCAGCCGGTGCCCACCGCCGGGCGCAATGAGATAGGCCGATTGTTCGCCGCCATGGCCACCATGCAGCAAAATCTTACCGGTATCGTCTCGCGGGTACGTGCGGGCAGCGAAGAGATTCACCATGGCACGCGGGAAATCGCCGGCGGCAATGCCGATCTCTCCTCGCGTACCGAGCAGCAGGCGGCTTCGATCGAAGAAACCGCAGCCAGCATGGAACAGATGACGGCGACGGTGAAACAGAATGCGGATAATGCACGCCAGGCCAGCACGCTTGCCGGCGACGCGTCCAATACCGCCGAACGCGGTGGCGAAGTCGTCGAACGTGTGGTGCAGACCATGCACGGCATTTCCGACAGTTCCAAGCAGATTGCCGACATCACCGGCGTGATAGACTCCATCGCCTTCCAGACCAATATCCTTGCCCTCAACGCCTCCGTTGAAGCAGCGCGCGCCGGCGAGCAGGGCCGGGGGTTTGCGGTGGTTGCCGGTGAAGTGCGCAACCTGGCCAGCCGTAGCGCCGATGCCGCCAAGGAGATCAAGGGCTTGATCGACGGTTCGGTGGCTCAGGTCAAGGAGGGGTCCGAACTGGTGGCCCAGGCTGGCACTACCATGGCGGAAGTGGTCACGGCGGTGCGCCGGGTCACCGACATCATGGATGAGATTTCGGCGGCGTCCCAGGAGCAGAGCGACGGCATCGAGCAGGTCAGCCAGGCCGTGGGTCAGATGGACGAAGTCACTCAGCAGAACGCCGCGCTGGTGCAGCAGGCTTCCGCCGCGGCCGCTTCGCTTGAAGAGCAGGCCAAGCGTCTGGAAGAAGCCGTGGCGGTATTCCGCCTCGCCGGGGTGGGAAGCTCCCCGGCATTGCAGGCGCCGCGACCCGCCGTAAGCGGCGATGCAACACCCGATCGAGCCGCGCGTTCGGCCACGGTTCCCGCTCCCGTCCGGCCGCGCAGTGAAGAAGCGGCGTGGGAAGAATTCTGA